A part of Lactobacillus sp. ESL0700 genomic DNA contains:
- a CDS encoding beta-glucoside-specific PTS transporter subunit IIABC: MDYQKIAQKIMNLLGNKENIDQATHCSTRLRVNVNDIDQVNLSAITEIDGVVDAVYQAGQVQVVIGTDVAKVYDEFVKLLPEDTNSKNTVSKEKKGIFSRLIEFIAGSFTPILPVIIGGGLLKGFIAIFVAINVLNPNSMDYKLLSLIADASFQFLPVLLAYTSAKKLKANPFIAVTLAGVLLHPTFAAMVASGHPLALFGLPIRAVNYGASVIPILLIVYVQSKIEKWLNNLLPATVAMFVTPTVSILVNTILGLIILGPIGGYIGDYLGMAIAFLNQNVPWLAPTILGAFSPLIVMMGMHYSLFPIALQSIAKFGYDSFFTPSGLSANMAQAGAGFAVAVKNKKARSTAISTSLTALLGITEPVLYGVNLKFKKALIAAIIGGACGGLYAGLTFVTSTAMASPGVLAIALFAKTPMNLLNAVITMVIAFGVSFVIGLLLLKDNDLQKENSQSDSTEKTTTLTAITEGEIVELKNVADQTFANGTLGNGIAFNSTNGDIYAPVSGKVTMVFPTKHALGITTPDGIEILLHLGINTVELQGQYFTNYVDKGSSVKQGQKIAHYDVAKVKAAGYDPIAIMIITNSDKVASQSLVTEKTTVKQMQDVLKVKVRS, translated from the coding sequence ATGGATTATCAAAAAATCGCTCAAAAAATCATGAATTTGTTGGGCAACAAAGAAAATATTGATCAAGCAACCCACTGTTCAACTAGGTTGCGAGTTAATGTTAATGATATTGATCAGGTAAACTTGTCAGCTATCACAGAAATTGATGGTGTAGTTGATGCGGTATATCAAGCTGGACAAGTGCAGGTTGTGATTGGTACTGATGTCGCAAAAGTATACGATGAATTTGTTAAATTATTGCCAGAGGACACGAATTCTAAAAATACAGTTTCTAAGGAAAAGAAAGGCATTTTTTCACGACTAATTGAATTCATTGCTGGCAGTTTTACACCAATTTTGCCAGTAATTATTGGCGGAGGGTTATTAAAAGGCTTTATTGCAATTTTTGTTGCAATAAACGTATTGAATCCTAATAGCATGGATTATAAGCTTTTGTCTTTAATTGCTGATGCTAGTTTTCAGTTTTTGCCGGTATTGCTAGCCTACACATCTGCTAAAAAGCTTAAGGCTAATCCATTTATCGCTGTGACATTGGCAGGTGTATTATTGCACCCAACTTTTGCGGCAATGGTTGCTAGTGGTCATCCACTGGCACTGTTTGGCTTGCCAATTCGAGCAGTTAACTATGGAGCCAGTGTTATTCCTATCTTGTTAATTGTTTATGTACAATCAAAAATTGAAAAATGGTTAAATAACTTGCTGCCCGCAACGGTAGCTATGTTTGTTACACCAACTGTATCAATTCTTGTTAATACAATTTTGGGCTTAATTATTTTAGGGCCAATTGGCGGTTATATTGGTGATTATTTAGGAATGGCAATTGCCTTCTTAAATCAAAATGTACCATGGCTTGCGCCAACAATTTTAGGTGCCTTTTCGCCACTAATCGTAATGATGGGTATGCATTATTCTCTATTTCCGATTGCATTACAATCAATTGCTAAGTTTGGTTATGATTCATTTTTTACACCATCAGGCTTAAGTGCCAATATGGCTCAAGCAGGTGCCGGATTTGCAGTAGCTGTTAAAAATAAAAAGGCACGTTCAACAGCAATTTCAACGTCATTAACTGCATTACTAGGAATTACGGAACCTGTATTGTATGGCGTCAACTTGAAATTTAAAAAGGCTTTAATAGCAGCAATAATTGGTGGTGCTTGCGGTGGATTGTATGCTGGCTTAACTTTTGTTACTTCAACTGCAATGGCCAGTCCTGGAGTTTTAGCAATCGCGCTGTTTGCAAAAACACCAATGAACTTACTTAATGCAGTAATTACCATGGTAATTGCTTTTGGTGTTTCTTTTGTAATTGGCTTGTTGTTGCTTAAGGACAATGATTTACAAAAAGAAAATTCACAAAGTGACAGTACAGAAAAAACTACGACATTAACCGCAATTACAGAAGGAGAAATCGTAGAATTAAAAAATGTTGCTGATCAAACATTTGCAAATGGTACTTTAGGTAACGGGATTGCTTTTAATAGTACAAATGGAGATATTTATGCACCTGTATCTGGCAAGGTAACAATGGTTTTTCCAACTAAGCATGCTTTAGGTATCACTACACCAGATGGTATTGAAATTTTACTTCATTTGGGAATTAATACGGTTGAGTTACAAGGACAATACTTTACCAATTATGTTGATAAAGGAAGTTCTGTTAAGCAGGGACAAAAAATAGCACATTATGATGTTGCTAAAGTTAAAGCTGCTGGTTATGACCCAATTGCAATAATGATTATCACTAATTCAGACAAGGTAGCTTCACAAAGTTTAGTTACTGAAAAAACTACAGTTAAGCAAATGCAAGATGTCTTAAAAGTAAAAGTTAGGAGTTAA
- a CDS encoding 6-phospho-beta-glucosidase, with product MATSKFLWGVATSASQIEGAYADDHKGMSMADLLPSDKKERLQCMLDGTYALAHYSPIQKTYPAHKAINFYYSYQEDIKLLAEMGINAFRFSIMWSRIFPNGEESEPNQVGLQFYINLVDECHKYGIEPIVTISHFDLPVNLIKKYGGWRSRKLIKFYLRLCETLFTALKGKVRYWITFNEINMILNLPFIGGGLSFESGENKEQVKYQAAHNQLVASAAATKLGHEIDKDNQFGCMLAAGDVYPYSCSPQDVMKALEKNQEQYFFTDIQVRGYYPSYAQKLFADKKVALDITVEDKEMLQNTVDFISFSYYSSRCISADPEVMKNMTSGNAFASVKNPYLPVSEWGWQIDPLGLRITMNQLFDRYQKPLMIVENGLGARDKKSDDGQIHDDYRIDYLTKHLAAMADAINDGVQVIGYTAWSGIDLISASTGEMAKRYGMLYVDLDNQGKGSGKRIKKDSYYWYQNFLKNKI from the coding sequence TTGGCGACAAGTAAATTTTTGTGGGGTGTAGCAACATCCGCTAGTCAAATTGAAGGTGCATATGCAGACGATCATAAGGGAATGAGCATGGCCGACTTATTACCAAGTGACAAAAAGGAACGTTTGCAGTGCATGTTAGATGGGACTTATGCACTAGCGCATTATTCACCAATACAAAAAACGTATCCGGCGCACAAAGCAATTAATTTCTATTATTCTTATCAAGAAGATATTAAATTATTAGCAGAGATGGGCATCAATGCTTTCCGCTTTTCGATTATGTGGTCCAGAATTTTTCCTAATGGCGAAGAAAGTGAACCCAATCAAGTAGGACTGCAGTTTTATATTAATTTGGTTGATGAATGTCATAAATATGGGATTGAACCGATTGTTACTATTAGTCACTTTGACTTGCCGGTTAATTTAATTAAAAAATATGGCGGCTGGCGTAGTCGTAAATTAATAAAGTTTTATTTGCGGTTATGCGAGACTTTGTTTACAGCCCTTAAAGGTAAAGTTCGGTACTGGATTACATTTAATGAGATTAATATGATTTTGAATTTACCTTTCATTGGTGGCGGCCTTTCTTTTGAATCTGGTGAAAACAAAGAACAAGTTAAATATCAGGCTGCACATAATCAATTAGTGGCATCTGCTGCAGCTACAAAATTAGGGCATGAGATTGATAAAGATAATCAATTTGGTTGTATGTTAGCGGCTGGGGATGTTTACCCGTATTCATGTTCACCGCAAGATGTTATGAAGGCACTAGAGAAAAATCAAGAGCAGTATTTCTTTACAGATATTCAGGTACGTGGTTATTATCCAAGCTATGCACAAAAGTTGTTTGCTGATAAAAAGGTAGCACTTGATATTACTGTTGAAGATAAAGAAATGCTGCAAAACACAGTTGACTTTATTTCGTTTTCTTATTATTCAAGTCGGTGTATTTCGGCTGATCCTGAAGTTATGAAAAATATGACTAGTGGCAATGCATTTGCTTCAGTTAAAAATCCCTATTTGCCTGTCAGTGAATGGGGCTGGCAAATTGATCCCTTGGGTCTGCGTATTACCATGAATCAATTGTTTGATCGCTATCAAAAGCCGTTGATGATAGTTGAGAACGGCTTAGGTGCACGTGATAAAAAGTCAGATGATGGTCAAATTCATGATGATTACCGAATTGATTATTTAACTAAACATTTAGCTGCAATGGCTGATGCAATTAATGATGGTGTTCAAGTGATTGGATATACTGCGTGGAGTGGTATCGATTTGATAAGTGCATCTACTGGCGAGATGGCTAAGCGCTACGGCATGCTTTATGTGGATTTAGATAATCAGGGTAAAGGCTCTGGTAAGAGAATCAAAAAAGACTCATACTATTGGTATCAAAATTTTTTGAAAAATAAAATTTAA
- a CDS encoding TetR/AcrR family transcriptional regulator: MVQKRSLDLSKVIAKATEMIEQKGLSATTLPNLAKELGVRSQSLYHYVSGRKQLLSLVGASRIKLLSERLVENIIGLSGVDALLKFADIVRDFILHDPALLSILYHLNEYQQDDAISQEIINIISLAEKLNLRHDSKVSLHALIGAVLGYVFLDVSSSFTDETDEEADQGYHKLLLQLVQPKQVLQN, translated from the coding sequence ATGGTTCAAAAAAGGAGCCTTGATTTAAGTAAAGTAATTGCCAAGGCAACAGAGATGATTGAGCAGAAGGGACTTTCTGCGACAACTTTGCCAAACTTGGCCAAGGAGCTCGGTGTGCGGTCGCAATCGCTCTACCACTATGTTTCCGGCCGCAAGCAGTTATTGTCGCTTGTTGGTGCCAGTCGGATTAAGCTATTAAGCGAACGCTTGGTAGAGAATATTATTGGCTTGTCTGGTGTTGATGCCCTGCTTAAATTTGCGGATATTGTGCGAGATTTTATTTTGCATGATCCCGCATTGCTCAGTATTTTGTACCATTTAAACGAATACCAACAAGATGACGCGATTAGCCAAGAAATTATCAATATTATTTCTTTGGCCGAAAAACTAAATTTGCGTCATGACAGCAAGGTATCGCTCCATGCTCTAATTGGTGCAGTCCTTGGTTATGTTTTCTTAGATGTGTCGTCATCGTTTACTGATGAAACCGATGAGGAAGCCGATCAGGGTTACCATAAGTTGCTGCTGCAATTAGTGCAGCCAAAACAAGTTTTACAAAATTAG
- a CDS encoding magnesium transporter CorA family protein — protein sequence MIREQSFPVETEYRWYDISNLSEEDSNRLQDDFSFTPDMISYISDRHERPHYDYDTHTQIHLLVYDVPIWPTKSIKHFTSHPITFLVSGENIFTFHTESTSYVFDEFNDRPMRRKLAQAQDVTELLMKFLLFSSQYFQRAVTQLDVERNSLDQKLSDDIDNHDLVELSNIEKSLVYLSSSIQTNLMMLKSLKKSKLSFTKYAGERLDDVLIESNQAAEMVKISQQVTATLSATSNNMMNNNLNDTMKFLTVWSLVLTIPTILTGFYGMNVSLPVGHKPSDWIAITAFTIILMVWLIVLMKRHHFF from the coding sequence GTGATTAGAGAGCAATCTTTTCCTGTGGAAACTGAGTATAGATGGTATGACATCAGTAATTTGAGTGAGGAAGACAGCAATCGGCTGCAGGATGATTTTAGTTTCACCCCGGACATGATTTCTTATATTTCTGACCGTCACGAGCGACCGCACTACGATTACGATACTCATACACAAATTCACTTGCTGGTTTACGATGTGCCGATTTGGCCGACAAAGTCAATTAAGCACTTTACGTCACACCCGATTACTTTTTTAGTATCTGGTGAAAATATTTTTACGTTCCATACTGAGTCGACTAGTTATGTGTTTGACGAATTTAACGACCGACCGATGCGGCGTAAGTTGGCTCAAGCGCAAGATGTAACGGAACTATTAATGAAGTTTCTGCTGTTTTCGTCGCAATATTTCCAGCGGGCTGTCACGCAATTAGATGTTGAACGCAATAGTCTGGACCAAAAGCTGTCTGATGATATTGATAATCATGATTTAGTTGAATTATCAAACATTGAAAAGAGTTTGGTTTATCTTTCCAGTTCCATTCAAACAAATCTAATGATGCTTAAGAGCTTGAAAAAGTCCAAGCTGAGTTTTACTAAGTATGCCGGTGAGCGGCTGGATGATGTGTTAATTGAGTCTAATCAGGCTGCTGAAATGGTGAAGATTTCTCAACAAGTAACGGCAACGTTGTCAGCGACTTCCAATAATATGATGAACAACAACTTGAACGACACGATGAAGTTCTTAACGGTCTGGTCGCTGGTGTTGACAATCCCGACAATTCTAACAGGGTTTTACGGGATGAATGTCAGCTTGCCGGTGGGCCATAAGCCGTCGGACTGGATTGCGATTACCGCTTTTACCATTATCTTAATGGTTTGGCTAATTGTGTTAATGAAACGACACCATTTCTTCTAA
- a CDS encoding serine hydrolase: MKNKILVGSLVATLVSFLLYLNNLNHVENTSVRIVSPQQSKVVKNNKAAKKSREPSVDEVEYAADVKVESGSDKDWAQQIEQVMGKDKSYQVSVQDLNSRKFARVNNTIKAHGITASSRLYLLAAIYYQEQYGKLTSHTAIKIKKADRVKGEQMLKPGYAYGIAYLKQAMMHGNKTAANALLRKVGSRNVNRIIAKMGATKTSIGKKFTANPVSTTTATDLTSVMVDLYQNKTLSRQYANLALTALNLAQSKPKLVRGLHGQIYAASDSKSAVAIVQDGGHAYCMSVWSSDDAAFAHLGQTINRFFK; the protein is encoded by the coding sequence ATGAAAAACAAAATTTTGGTCGGTTCATTAGTTGCGACTCTTGTATCATTTCTACTTTATTTAAATAATTTAAATCATGTTGAAAATACCAGTGTGCGCATTGTTAGCCCGCAGCAAAGCAAGGTAGTTAAAAATAATAAAGCGGCTAAAAAGAGCCGTGAACCCAGTGTTGATGAAGTCGAATACGCTGCCGATGTTAAAGTTGAATCTGGTAGCGACAAGGACTGGGCCCAGCAAATTGAACAGGTGATGGGCAAAGACAAGAGCTATCAGGTTAGCGTGCAGGATTTAAACTCGCGCAAGTTTGCCCGGGTTAATAATACAATTAAGGCACATGGCATAACTGCCAGCAGCCGACTGTATTTACTAGCCGCAATTTACTATCAAGAGCAGTACGGCAAATTGACATCGCACACGGCAATCAAAATTAAGAAGGCCGATCGCGTCAAGGGTGAGCAAATGTTAAAACCCGGCTATGCTTACGGGATTGCTTACTTGAAGCAGGCGATGATGCACGGCAATAAGACTGCGGCTAATGCCTTATTGCGCAAAGTTGGATCACGTAATGTTAACCGAATTATTGCAAAAATGGGTGCTACTAAGACTAGTATTGGCAAAAAGTTTACTGCTAATCCGGTAAGTACAACGACTGCGACTGACTTGACTAGTGTGATGGTTGATTTATATCAGAATAAAACTCTCAGCCGGCAGTATGCCAATCTGGCTTTAACCGCGCTTAACTTGGCACAATCAAAGCCTAAATTAGTTCGCGGTCTTCATGGGCAAATTTATGCGGCTTCTGATAGTAAATCGGCAGTGGCAATTGTCCAAGATGGTGGGCACGCATACTGTATGAGTGTCTGGAGTAGTGATGATGCGGCGTTTGCTCATTTGGGCCAGACTATTAATCGTTTCTTTAAATAG
- a CDS encoding FAD-binding protein produces MKKNEYEIIVVGASNAGGMAAAAAAEKGGDVLVIDKAGSAGYLYRETIAAIHSKAQKKAGVEIDRNELVNFISTFNQGNVDQRLLNVWADNSSEMVDWLDDEVLQPHGAYIKATPDAHFETDRNRAFPTGNEATAPDGKYWQMGYGNWVIEKAEKLGAEFSWWTMLESLVVENGRVVGVVVKDVKTKKTTTIRATKGVILCTGGYGSNEALMQKWNPLGLKTNVYTDGQRDDGSGIVAAVEIGAAKDEEPASIVFNRGAVPVGTKTENFYEVDLTPPDDPGYLWLGSYPMLKVNLNGERFFNESAPYQFQMSAASKQPGYLSAMIWTEETMTDEALRQYHTLGCSRLGFPGIFTGDEARKEVNDRLKEGLVQKADTIEELAEKLGLPVANLTKTVARYNEMVAQGRDDDFGKESSRLEPVNKAPYYGAILGGRLLATLDGLRINTKMQVISKQDKVIPGLYAAGNCSGGFFWGVYPDHIPGLTVSHALTFGRLAGKYAAE; encoded by the coding sequence ATGAAGAAAAACGAATATGAAATTATTGTTGTTGGTGCCAGCAATGCCGGTGGAATGGCTGCCGCAGCTGCTGCCGAAAAAGGCGGCGACGTTTTAGTAATTGATAAGGCTGGTAGTGCCGGCTACTTATACAGAGAAACGATTGCTGCAATTCACAGTAAGGCACAAAAAAAGGCGGGCGTTGAAATTGACCGTAATGAATTAGTCAATTTTATTTCAACCTTTAACCAAGGCAATGTTGACCAGCGTTTATTAAATGTTTGGGCTGACAATAGCTCAGAAATGGTTGATTGGCTTGATGATGAAGTCTTGCAGCCTCATGGTGCCTATATCAAGGCAACACCTGACGCTCATTTTGAAACAGACCGTAATCGTGCTTTTCCAACAGGAAATGAAGCTACTGCTCCTGATGGTAAGTATTGGCAAATGGGCTATGGTAACTGGGTAATTGAAAAAGCTGAAAAATTGGGTGCCGAATTTTCCTGGTGGACAATGCTTGAAAGCCTAGTTGTCGAAAATGGTCGCGTAGTGGGTGTTGTTGTTAAAGACGTGAAGACTAAGAAGACAACAACTATTAGAGCAACTAAGGGCGTAATTTTGTGTACTGGTGGTTATGGTTCTAATGAAGCATTGATGCAGAAGTGGAATCCACTTGGCTTAAAGACCAATGTTTATACCGATGGCCAACGAGACGATGGTTCCGGTATTGTTGCCGCTGTGGAAATCGGTGCTGCTAAGGATGAAGAACCAGCTTCAATCGTCTTTAACCGTGGTGCTGTTCCTGTTGGTACTAAAACAGAAAACTTCTATGAAGTTGACTTAACTCCTCCAGATGATCCCGGATATTTGTGGCTTGGTTCCTACCCAATGTTGAAGGTTAACTTGAATGGTGAACGCTTCTTTAATGAAAGTGCCCCATACCAGTTCCAAATGAGTGCTGCTTCTAAACAACCTGGTTATCTTAGTGCCATGATTTGGACTGAAGAAACCATGACTGATGAAGCATTAAGACAATATCATACTTTAGGTTGTTCACGCTTGGGCTTCCCTGGAATTTTCACAGGGGATGAGGCACGTAAAGAAGTTAATGACCGCTTGAAGGAAGGCTTAGTACAAAAGGCTGACACGATTGAAGAATTAGCTGAAAAATTGGGTCTGCCAGTTGCTAATTTAACTAAGACAGTTGCACGCTACAATGAAATGGTAGCTCAAGGCCGCGACGATGACTTTGGCAAGGAAAGTTCACGTTTAGAGCCAGTTAATAAGGCGCCATATTACGGTGCAATTTTGGGTGGCCGGCTATTGGCAACTCTCGATGGCTTACGCATTAATACTAAGATGCAAGTTATTAGTAAGCAAGACAAGGTAATTCCTGGTCTTTACGCTGCTGGTAATTGTTCCGGTGGCTTCTTCTGGGGTGTCTATCCTGATCACATTCCTGGCCTAACAGTTAGTCACGCATTAACTTTTGGTCGTTTAGCTGGAAAGTATGCAGCAGAATAA
- a CDS encoding extracellular solute-binding protein has protein sequence MKFGKKLATVAVAGLALMGTAACSKSNSSTSTNNKIPKVTKKTTVVFWHGMQGAQENTLKSLTKEFEKKNPNITVKLEEQGAYNDLQAKINSTLQSPKDLPTITQAYPDWLESAAKNKALVNLTPYINNKDVGWGSQQASGIKSDLLDGAKISGTQYGIPFNKSIEILIYNPAMLKQYGVKKVPTTMAELKSAAQTIYQKSKHKVVGAGFDALDNYYVLGMKNAGQNFSSKIDFAGNESKQVINYFADGEKAGYFRMPGSDKYLYIPFTNKKLAMMVTSSSTETWVKQAAKKGFTYDVAARPSKYTMQQGTDIYMFNHATAMQKSAAFMYMKFLASESSQAKWAKETGYIPVNEAVAKTKSYKANKALKLPAKLEDVLTTNTMYSVPVIKDSGATYSQLPAIMQSILAAAQKKQNVNNAIKTGKTKFDAAWKQ, from the coding sequence ATGAAATTCGGTAAAAAGCTTGCAACCGTTGCAGTAGCGGGCTTGGCTTTAATGGGGACTGCTGCTTGTTCAAAGAGCAATTCGTCAACTTCAACTAATAATAAAATTCCTAAAGTAACTAAGAAAACAACTGTTGTTTTTTGGCATGGAATGCAAGGTGCCCAAGAGAACACCTTGAAGAGTTTGACCAAGGAATTTGAAAAGAAAAACCCTAACATTACAGTTAAGTTAGAGGAGCAAGGTGCTTATAACGATTTACAAGCAAAGATCAATTCAACCTTGCAATCACCAAAGGACTTGCCAACAATTACTCAAGCTTACCCTGACTGGTTAGAGAGTGCTGCTAAGAACAAGGCACTGGTTAACTTGACACCTTACATTAATAACAAGGATGTTGGTTGGGGCAGTCAACAAGCAAGTGGCATTAAGTCCGACTTGCTTGATGGTGCTAAAATTAGCGGGACACAATACGGAATTCCGTTTAACAAGTCAATTGAAATTTTGATTTACAATCCAGCAATGCTTAAGCAATATGGCGTTAAGAAAGTGCCAACTACAATGGCAGAACTTAAGAGCGCTGCCCAAACAATTTACCAAAAGAGTAAGCACAAGGTTGTTGGTGCTGGCTTTGATGCCCTAGACAACTACTACGTCTTGGGGATGAAGAATGCTGGTCAAAACTTCTCCAGCAAGATTGACTTTGCTGGTAATGAATCTAAGCAAGTCATCAATTACTTTGCCGATGGTGAAAAAGCTGGTTACTTCAGAATGCCAGGTTCAGACAAGTACCTGTATATTCCATTTACCAATAAGAAGTTAGCCATGATGGTTACCTCATCATCAACAGAAACTTGGGTTAAGCAAGCTGCCAAGAAAGGCTTCACTTATGATGTTGCTGCTCGTCCAAGCAAGTACACGATGCAACAAGGAACGGACATTTACATGTTCAATCATGCAACTGCCATGCAAAAGTCAGCTGCCTTCATGTACATGAAGTTCTTAGCTTCAGAGTCTAGTCAAGCTAAGTGGGCTAAGGAAACTGGTTATATCCCAGTTAATGAAGCTGTAGCTAAGACTAAGAGTTACAAGGCTAACAAGGCATTAAAACTGCCAGCTAAGTTAGAAGATGTTTTGACTACTAACACAATGTACAGTGTGCCAGTGATTAAAGATTCTGGTGCAACTTACAGTCAATTGCCAGCAATCATGCAATCGATCTTGGCCGCTGCCCAAAAGAAGCAGAATGTTAATAATGCAATTAAGACGGGCAAGACAAAATTTGACGCCGCATGGAAGCAATAA
- a CDS encoding nitronate monooxygenase encodes MKENRVCVALGIEKPVIQGAMAFVSTADLAAAVSNAGGLGVLGLGYAPEPMIRQEIAKIKTLTDKKYALQVDMTSPRISELDKYISEYDIPVVYGCGMQDWPQKIVTEYTTKWHQEHRKVIFKASTVADAVIAEKAGGDVIAVKGWEGGGHISFESTMVLAAKAKSVLTAPLVVSGGIANGDTAAAAIALGADGIEMGTVFLATAQAAIHPNAKKALLAAGDMSTVETNYSIGPTRELKNELTKRTVALEQGTSFAEAAKKLKNADSITINKGLVHGDTENGAIMCGQDVSLINEQKAVTEIIDGVLAGAQERIKEMQNFSWE; translated from the coding sequence ATGAAAGAAAATCGTGTATGTGTAGCTTTAGGAATTGAAAAACCCGTTATTCAAGGGGCAATGGCCTTTGTTTCCACTGCAGATTTGGCTGCGGCAGTTTCTAACGCTGGTGGACTTGGCGTTCTAGGACTTGGTTATGCGCCTGAACCCATGATCCGTCAAGAAATTGCCAAGATTAAAACTTTAACTGACAAAAAGTATGCCTTGCAAGTTGACATGACTTCTCCGCGAATTAGTGAGCTTGACAAGTATATTTCTGAATATGATATTCCAGTTGTCTATGGCTGCGGGATGCAAGATTGGCCACAAAAAATTGTGACTGAATATACGACAAAATGGCATCAAGAACATCGTAAAGTCATCTTCAAGGCGTCGACTGTCGCTGATGCGGTAATCGCTGAAAAAGCTGGCGGCGATGTAATTGCAGTCAAGGGCTGGGAAGGTGGCGGCCACATTTCCTTTGAAAGCACGATGGTTTTGGCAGCTAAAGCCAAGTCAGTCTTAACAGCGCCACTAGTAGTTAGCGGCGGGATTGCTAACGGCGATACAGCTGCAGCTGCGATTGCTTTGGGTGCTGATGGAATTGAAATGGGAACAGTCTTTTTGGCAACAGCTCAAGCGGCAATTCATCCTAATGCTAAAAAGGCGCTGCTTGCAGCAGGTGACATGTCAACGGTTGAAACCAACTATTCCATTGGGCCAACGCGTGAATTAAAGAACGAATTAACCAAGAGAACTGTTGCTCTTGAACAAGGAACGAGCTTTGCTGAAGCTGCTAAAAAATTGAAGAATGCAGATTCAATTACCATTAACAAAGGACTGGTTCATGGTGATACAGAAAACGGCGCCATTATGTGTGGCCAAGATGTCAGCTTAATTAACGAACAAAAAGCAGTGACAGAAATTATTGATGGTGTTCTTGCTGGTGCCCAAGAGAGAATTAAAGAAATGCAAAATTTTAGTTGGGAATAA